Sequence from the Nymphaea colorata isolate Beijing-Zhang1983 chromosome 9, ASM883128v2, whole genome shotgun sequence genome:
tgaagaactttTGGAGAAATTAATATGTCAAACTATTAGAACTATAGAGCGAATACAGAACAAAAGAAGCTTGTTGAGTTGATACAAAGAACAATGGTGGCAAAAGTTTGTAGAGGGAATTTCAAATCTGCAAATGCGGAGACAAATGAACCAAGGCGATGTCTCAACTACACTTACATGATCGTGAACCAGCATGATCTAAAAGGCTATCCTGATCATATCATGGTCAAGTTCCTCATCTTGGTGCCCAATTTAGCTGCTACGAGATGCTTCAGCGACAGCTCCGGGAGACTTACCTGCAGAAGCTACGGTCATTACTAAACTGCATTTTaacatactctctctctctctctctctctctatatatatatatatatatatatatatatccaacacCTAATAGAGCGTAGAATAATCAAGGGCTACGCTTACCGCTGCTTGTCAGTTGTGGCAGAGAAAGAAGGGCAAGCCGAAAGTGGTAGAACTGGGAGCTTGACGCAGTTACAGATCTCTATGATGTAGCCATCCGGGTCATGAAAGAAGATTTGGTCGATTTTTATTCTTCCGTCCTCTACCGATGCTGTCACGTACTCCATTCTTGCCTCCTCCAACTTCTTCTTCACTAATTCAAAGTCTTCACACTGCAAAAAATAATGACACAGCATACCTTAAGGGCATGACAAGTTTGCACTCACTTTAGCTGATTTATTCTCTGCTTTGATTATCAAATTAAGATCCAAGGTGCAGTATGGCGGGTTTTTTGTCTGCCAAAATCTTTTTTTAACCAAATCTAATAAAATAATACGGATTCCTGCATGTACAAGGATAAATACTATATGATAGACATGGACTTGCTGCATTTTCGATGTAGATCGGATAAAGCTCGAAGATGGTTGATGACAACTGATGTCAGTAATGTCATCACAATCATTGACATGACATGTCTATCTGTGATACACATGCACGCCCCTCACTATGCTAAACATGCACTTCATTATGGAGAGCAATTGCCGAACTATAGGATTAGTAGCTAGATGATACTGCTTCTTAATTACTTGGAATGAGAAGTGATTGCTTTTAGGATTGATAACTCCAGACTTCATAACCATGTCGTTGGCAGAGCTGCACTGCAACAAATGAATTCCTATGCCATAATTGAACAACCTGCAGTAAGGGAAAAAATAAGTACGAAGAACGAAGTAGAGATGGTACTCTGCATCACAGTAAACAACTACCATGCTCCCTCGAAATCGAATGAAGAAGGGCGCTTGATTAGAGCGAAACCCAACACGTCCTGGTAGAATTTGGTGGAATCCTTTACAGATCTGCAGAGAATGGAGACATGATTAAGGGAGACCAGTGGCAAGGTTGAGGCAGCTGGCAACTCTTTCTCTTTGGAGGCCATAACCAAAATCCTGTTGACCTTAGATGTTCTAGATTAGGGATGAGagagatgtgtgtgtgtgtagattgATGAATGCAGAAAGAAATGAGAGATATCCAAGGTAATTATAAGAATttcagagaaagagagtgagagtcTGACCTGTCTCTGCCTTGTTTCCGTCGACAAGTCCGGGTGTAGGACTGCACAAGTAATCCATGATGTTTGCTGGAAATGAGTCACCCATGTTATCTCCAAGAATACTATGACTAGGAAGAACGTGCATCCACAAGGCGCCGCCAAACATTCATGAGGAAGTTTTCCATTTCCCTCAAACAGTAGGCATGCAACAGCTATAGGAGACTAAATTCAAATTATTCAGAAGACGCGTGAAGAAACCAAATTCTTGCTGATCTTgggaaaataaaaagcaaaaaagaatgtTAGTATCATGACCTTCATGGCAGTCAATGGCTTCCCACGATATACAATGCAGGaatgaatgaagaagaaaaagagaaagaaattgctTTTCTGATGCCTACTGGATGTCAGTTGAGGCCAAAGAGATATTCTTTATTGCTAGTCGCACATTTTTAAGGGATCGCCATCGACCCAGAACGGATGACAATCAACATGAAAATGGCACCCAATTCtagttttaaaacttgtaaAGGCAAAACGAACCAGTTTCAATTGGATGCCTGAACCGACACCCATGCACTATATTCGCATTAATCAGCTCGCACGTAGGGctgagccaactcgggctcgacttgaACTTGGCAACTTCAAGTttacaaagatactcaaaaCAATAAAAGAGTAGAGTTCTAGTTTCAGGAACTCGATTTGTTTATACTCAACTCGATTCGCAAAACGTTACTCaatataatattgtcaaaaccggTTCACTGAATCATTGGTTTTAACTTTCaaggcaaaaacaaattttcacaagttacacgagttaacccTAAACGAGTTAACTCctaacgagttaaatgggttaaacgagtcaagtttgagttcgattttgtgtagttgagTCGAGCTAGAACTTGTATAaggagctcaactcgagttcgagccgaactcgagctcgagttttttgagccgagtagAGCTCGAggtggccaagctcgggctcgactcggctcgtgtggaACCCTACTCGCTCGTATCCGGATTTGTTAAGTCAGATTTAATTCGTGGTCCACATTCAGATTTGCGGCAtttctaaaaaatcagatttacttcagatttggatccaaaatcgAATCTAATAAaggattttgtttccatttcctCTAAGATCCATATACCTTGGGGCATTCTGCTGATGGGGTTCCAATACATATATTACAGAACTTTTGGATTTGATTAGGTTAGTGTAAGTTGTCCCTTTGTTGACTCAAATGATAATCCAGACCTAATGGAAGAATTTTGAATTTAGACATAATAAACCCAGTATGGAACTCATCAGTTGTACCTTCATTCAGAACTGAGTTTTGGCCAAGACTTCATTGGAACCTCCTGGGTAGAGTTTACCCCTAATTCCCTCTTCCGCATTGGTGGAACGATAGCCTGAACGATATTCTATCTGTTTCTTGGTCTTGAGATGAAGATCCTAAATTGAAGTCTGATCAGCCACATGCATCTTCTCTCATCACATTCCTCAATACTGTGTGGTCTTTCCTGATAAATGATCTGCTAATTAACAAATTGTCTCTCAAAATGGGATTGGTTTTAGCATCACTCCATGgcacaaattattttaaaaaaaaaaacaaaaaacaagaaaatttaatttaaattagTGATTTGACAATGAACCACTAGCTAGCTGGATAATGGTTCGGCAGACGTCAGAGCCAGGATATTGGGAATTTGGCTTTTTTTCAGCTGGTGCTTGGTCAAAAAGTTCAACAGCTGGCCATATTTCTATCCGATTGGTGATTAATAGTAGTGACCCTCGCCGCTTCCAACCTGAAAACTGGTACGCAATTCGAGGAAATTCCTCTCTTTCCAGCAGGAATTATATTCACCTGGTATATCGTGGCTTGATTTGGTTTATGTTCACTTCGACTAAATTTCTGCTGTGAAGGGGACAGTTTcatccaaattcatcatctaCCCATTTTCACTTGACGGTGATTGTTGATGGTGTCTCTGCTTCGTTCTTCTGGTACTGTCATTAGTCAAGATCGTAAAGTCGTCCGAAATCCAAAGCTCATAACGTTGCTTAAAACAGATCATCTTAGATTTCTTCTCGTCCTCCAAGTACCATCGCCGGTGAAGATGGCAAGCAGGCCGGTCTCAAATTCAACGTTCATTGCATGGCTTAGAACTGATCACCTTATAAAACAGATTCTGCGAGACTATCGTTCTTGAAGTCTGTACAATATAAGGAACGACTGATGGCACGGAGAAGAGCAGTCTTTCTGATCCTAAATGTGGAACAGTAATGAAAATCATAGCAACTGCCCAGAAAGCTTGTATTTGGATGAAAGTTTGGGTTACTCTTCGGAGACTCCGTCCCGACTACTCTTTATGTACACTCTCGAACAGCCTCCCGACCTTCAAGAGTTGCGAGCTTCTCTTATTGGGCCTTGAGGATGGCTTGAACTATTACATTGTGATTCGAATTCTCCTGATCCTTCAGCCTTGTATACCGTTCTGGATCAGCAAGGAAATAGAATTTGTTTGGCTTGGCAAGTAGTTCTGATATATTTCATGTGGTGTTAGTGATGAAAAACATGCCTCTAGATCTCGAAAGCACGTCAGTCTCCTACCCCATCCTGGGGCCTAGAAGACGTCAGGAATTAAATAACGCGACGATGCATAGCTTGGGGCTTATAAAAAGTTTCCTGAAGCTCCATACTACATTGACAGGAGACCTGTAAGATAAGCCCCTTGTGCTGTTAGAAAAttaattcaatgattttttcttttccaagaagAGTTGGGTTAAGTAGGTCATAATTTACCAGTCTATGCCAACAGATGCACCTTCAGCGTCATCTCTTAACGTCCTTCAATTTGAAGCTCTGAATTCCAATTCCCCAAAGAGGTGGATGCAGATTTTATGGACTTAGACCTCGgaactttgtttttcaaatgtaaAAAGCAGTTCTAAGATcacttgtttcttctttttgattcTTGATTATTTAGATGCTATGAAGCCTGTACACGTGGAATTCTGATGTTAAGAACTACCCATAAAGATCACATATATGTATGAGTCAAATATCAGCATTGACTATAGAACGTCGCCTCTGTTTCCACAtactcttcaaaatgatttGGACGAACA
This genomic interval carries:
- the LOC116261275 gene encoding glyoxylase I 4-like, with amino-acid sequence MASKEKELPAASTLPLVSLNHVSILCRSVKDSTKFYQDVLGFALIKRPSSFDFEGAWLFNYGIGIHLLQCSSANDMVMKSGVINPKSNHFSFQCEDFELVKKKLEEARMEYVTASVEDGRIKIDQIFFHDPDGYIIEICNCVKLPVLPLSACPSFSATTDKQR